The Engystomops pustulosus chromosome 4, aEngPut4.maternal, whole genome shotgun sequence genome contains a region encoding:
- the LOC140126034 gene encoding aldo-keto reductase family 1 member C3-like isoform X1: MSEALEMFGGGRLHETSRVLLNDGNKMPVLGLGTFSPEIVSAKMLPTNSQMGSIDEARDTHDPTILKSVEEATKTALDIGYRHVDSAYLYLIEESLGKVFREKFLDGTLKREDLFYTSKLWNTFHQPHRVRLGLESSLHSLQLDYIDLYLIHHPTTLQPGEDLMSVDENGAVAFDNVDLCQTWEVLEQCKDAGLVKSIGVSNFNRELLEMILNKPGLKYKPVCNQVEFHPYLTQKGLQEFCRSKDIVLVGYGVLGSPGAGNWKDQGVPSILQNPMLISIGKKYQKSPAQVSIRYTMQRGVVPIVKSFSPERLRQNFQVFDFHLSPEDMKEIDGLNQNLRYWKYEVWKDHPNYHYQNFD, encoded by the exons ATGTCTGAAGCTCTGGAGATGTTTGGTGGTGGCCGTCTACATGAaacctcccgtgttctcctcaaCGATGGGAACAAGATGCCGGTGTTAGGACTGGGCACGTTCAGCCCCGAAATC GTTTCAGCTAAAATGCTCCCGACAAACTCCCAGATGGGTTCCATTGATGAAGCTAGAGACACGCATGACCCG ACTATACTGAAGAGTGTGGAAGAGGCTACCAAGACTGCGTTGGATATTGGGTACCGCCATGTGGACAGTGCCTACTTATATCTGATAGAAGAGAGTTTGGGGAAGGTCTTTCGAGAGAAGTTCCTGGATGGGACCTTGAAAAGAGAAGATCTGTTCTATACATCTAAG CTCTGGAACACTTTCCATCAACCCCATCGTGTCCGCCTGGGTCTAGAAAGTTCACTTCATTCTCTTCAACTGGATTATATTGACCTCTACCTCATCCACCATCCCACAACATTACAG CCAGGAGAGGACCTCATGTCTGTTGATGAGAACGGAGCCGTTGCTTTTGATAATGTGGATCTTTGCCAGACCTGGGAG GTTCTGGAGCAGTGTAAGGACGCCGGGCTGGTGAAATCTATCGGAGTGTCCAACTTCAACCGCGAGCTGCTGGAGATGATTCTGAATAAGCCAGGACTGAAATATAAACCTGTCTGCAATCAG GTAGAATTCCACCCATACCTGACTCAGAAGGGGCTGCAGGAATTCTGTAGATCTAAGGACATTGTTCTGGTTGGATATGGGGTGCTGGGATCCCCCGGAGCTGGTAACTG GAAAGATCAAGGGGTGCCAAGTATTTTGCAAAATCCAATGCTGATTTCCATTGGGAAGAAATATCAGAAAAGTCCAGCGCAAGTCTCGATCCGATACACCATGCAGCGGGGGGTGGTGCCCATCGTAAAAAGCTTTAGCCCGGAACGTTTGAGGCAGAACTTCCAG GTTTTTGACTTCCATCTCAGTCCCGAAGACATGAAAGAGATCGATGGCCTCAACCAAAACCTGCGCTACTGGAAATATGAAGT ATGGAAGGATCATCCTAATTATCATTACCAAAATTTTGACTAA
- the AKR1D1 gene encoding aldo-keto reductase family 1 member D1, translating to MELSAQQHRIPLSDGNSIPLLGLGTYSSPATTPKGTCLESVKLAIDIGYRHIDGAYVYYNEHEVGEAIRTKIAEGKVKREDIFYCGKLWNTCHPPELVRPTLERTLKTLGLDYVDLYIVELPMAFKPGDAIYPRDENGKFLYHKTDLRATWEALEECKDAGLVKSLGVSNFNRRQLELILKKPGLKHKPTTNQVECHPYFTQPKLMEFCQQHDIVIVGYSPIGTSRDASWVNVSSPPLLEDPVLIRIGEKYGKTSAQVALRFNIQRGVVVIPKSFNPERIRENFQIFDFSLTDQEMKEVEALNKNIRYVELLMWSDHPEYPFKEEY from the exons ATGGAGCTGAGCGCCCAGCAGCACCGCATCCCCCTCAGCGACGGCAACAGCATCCCGCTCCTGGGGCTGGGGACCTACTCCTCCCCCGCCACG ACCCCGAAAGGAACATGCTTGGAATCTGTCAAATTGGCCATTGACATTGGATATCGTCACATCGATGGTGCTTACGTGTATTACAACGAGCATGAGGTTGGAGAGGCTATCAGAACAAAGATAGCTGAAGGCAAGGTTAAGAGAGAAGACATCTTCTACTGTGGAAAG CTTTGGAATACTTGTCATCCACCAGAACTTGTTCGACCGACCTTGGAAAGGACCTTGAAGACATTGGGTTTGGATTATGTGGATCTATATATAGTCGAGCTACCAATGGCCTTCAAG CCAGGCGATGCAATATATCCAAGAGATGAAAATGGAAAGTTTCTGTATCACAAGACGGATCTGCGTGCTACCTGGGAG GCTTTAGAAGAATGCAAAGATGCCGGCCTCGTAAAATCCTTGGGGGTCTCCAATTTTAACAGAAGACAACTAGAACTGATTCTCAAAAAACCAGGATTGAAGCACAAGCCCACCACTAACCAG GTTGAATGCCATCCTTACTTCACCCAGCCAAAGTTAATGGAGTTCTGCCAACAACACGACATCGTCATTGTGGGTTATAGTCCAATTGGGACAAGCCGTGATGCATCATG GGTTAATGTCTCCTCTCCGCCTCTTCTAGAGGATCCAGTCTTAATTCGCATTGGTGAAAAGTACGGCAAGACTTCAGCTCAAGTTGCACTAAGGTTCAACATTCAAAGAGGAGTTGTGGTCATTCCAAAAAGTTTCAATCCAGAGAGGATCAGAGAAAACTTCCAG ATATTTGACTTCTCGCTGACAGACCAGGAAATGAAGGAGGTGGAAGCTCTGAACAAAAACATTCGTTATGTGGAACTGTTAAT GTGGAGCGATCATCCGGAATATCCATTCAAAGAAGAGTATTAA